Sequence from the Paenibacillus tundrae genome:
AAATGCTACCCCTAGGAATTTCCCAATCGAATGTAGCGATGCTCTCCTCATGTTGTTTAATCGAATAGGTGTTGAATTCCACAAGCCATCCCGCCATATCCAGACTGCCGCCATTTACGATTTCAATCATTGAATTCTTTTGTAATGCTACCAGTTGTCCATAAGATACTTGAACCTTCTGTCCGTTGATATTCCAAGTAGCTCTGCCATCAACAATGAGAATGAACGCATGATGATGGAAATAGTGCACTTCACCTGTCGCAATCCATTTGTCCGTTAGTGGTTTAGTAGAATGCCATTCCGCAATCCATCCCTGTTCTATTGAATTCATAACGAGTGCGGGACGTATGCGCTCATATCATTATTGATGCACTGCATCTTGTCTATTAACTTGTTAATACTGTTCATTACGCCTCTCCTTTATCACACAACCTTTAATAATCTTAAAATCTAGTTCATTGAATCACAGTATACATGAAAACCCCACACCATGTCGGTGCGGGGTTATACCAATCCTTTGGGATCTACTTTAAATTAACGCTTAACGGATGTAGACTGTCTTCCAGTTAACCAATAAGTCAATGCACCTGCTACTACAAAGGATACTGCCAATCCTATGCAAGCATGCAGTACATTCAATGAGCCTTCTTCTATGAACAATGGAATTTCAAACAAACTGCCGAAACCACCGCTAATTACAGAAATACTAACAGACGTAAGTCCCATGTATAATCCACCTATACCCCCACCTAGTAGTGCTGAGTAAAAGGCAATCCTCTTGCTCATATTCACTGCGTAGATTGCAGGCTCAGGTACGCCTAGAAGTGCTACAACGGAGGACCATACGGCTGTTCTTTTCGTTTCGCCCCTTCTGCTTCGAAGGGCAACTGCCAGCGCTGCACCCGCATGTCCAAACATCGCAACAAACATCGTAGGAAGTACAATAGAGTAGCCCGCAGACGTAATTTCATAAACGATAATTGGAAATAGACAGTATTGCAATCCAGCAATCATCAACAGGGAGAAAAATGCAGCAATTAACATAACCGCTAGTACGGGCGCACTTTCCACAAGTGAGCTAATCCACTCTCCAGCATAATCATCCACGAATGTTCCAACGATACTTAGAATAAGTAAGATGACTGGCAAGAGGATCACCAAACTCATGAATGCAGCGGCAATTCCTTGGAATGCTCTAGGTACTCTTCTATTGATACTTCTTTCCAGATATGCTGCTGCGCATACGGCTAGAATAACCCATGGAACGGAAGAATAGAGAGTTGGCTGTGAGATAATCTCTACGCCAAACAAACGAGCTGTTTTCTCACCGTTTAACCACATGGCAACCTCAGGGTAGAACATGAATCCTCCAATTGTAGCAGCCACATACATATTGCTTCTCAATCGGTAAGCCGTGCTAACGGCGATTAGCACAGGTAGTAGATATACCGGGGTATTTGCGATCATACTCAGCAAGTTGATTATAGGCTCATCCATCAACATCGAATCATCAGATATGAGTTGATTCAGTAGTAGAATGATGCCCAATATGACCTTAATAAGGCCCGCCCCAAGAATCACGGGCAGTAATGGTCTAAATACATCGGATATAAAGTGCAAAACTGAAAAGGATCTCTTTGCCTCAAGCTTGGTTTCTTGCTCTCCATCCTCAATCTTATGTACAAAATAGCTGCCCGTAAGGGTGTTGAATACATCTAATGCTACACTTTCTGATTCTAGTTCGATCCGGCATCGTTCACCTTCAAGGTAAATATTGGCTGTAAACTGCTGCGCAGAGAGAATGGAGAAATCCGCCTGAGTCCGATCCTTCAGCACCAATGTGATTGCCGTCAGTTCATGCTCTACACCTCTAATATTGTCCTCCCCTCCTGCAATTTGCACAATGTCTGACATGAGTTGCCTGTGATTCATGAATATACCTTCTCCTCTTACAACGGTAAACCGAGTTATTTAAGTCCTCTATCTATATATCCATTTCCACAAATAAATCACAATAGGATAAATAAACCAATTATAATTGCATATCTGAGTATGTACACTAGGTGAAATGAACCACCAGAAATACAAAATAAAGCAAAGAACCTACCGTACTGGTAGGCTCTTTACTTCAAAATATATAAGTATGATTAAGACAATGCCAGCATTGCATTCATGTCTTCTTCAGCAGTTGTAATGAGTTTCAGACCAAACATCTCTACCAACACTTCCAATACTCCCGATGAAATGAACTCTGGCGGCTTAGGCCCAATGCGAATATCTTGAATGCCTAAGCTGAACAAGCCTAGCAAGATCGCGACAGCCTTCTGTTCGAACCATGACAGCACAATGCTGACAGGCAATTCATTTACGCTGCAACCGAAGGCATCAGCTAAAGCCATAGCGATTTTTACAGTAGAACCGGAGTTGTTGCATTGCCCCAGATCGATATAGCGCGGAATACCTGTATCGCCTACAGTTCCATAATCCACATCATTGAAGCGGAATTTACCGCAGGAAGTAGTCAGAATTACCGTATCATTCGGGAGAGATGTTGCCAACTCCCGGTAATAGTTGCCGCCTTTACCCGGTGCGTCACAGCCAGCGATGACGAAGAATCGGCGGATATGTCCATCTTTGACCGCTTGGATAATCTCAGGAGCCAGCCCAATGACTGTTTCATGGTGATACCCCGTAGTTAAAACCTGTTCCGATTGTACGTTAGCTACAGGCAATGACAATGCTCGCTCAATTAAGCGTGAGAAATCATCGTTCTCTACCTTCTCAACGCCCTCTAATCCAGCAACTTCGTACGAGAAGAAGCGATCCGCATACGTTCCTTTGATCGGCATTACACAGTTCGTCGTTGCTAGAATAGCCCCTGGGAACTGTTCGAACAGTCTGCGCTGATCATACCAAGCCTTACCGATATTTCCTTTCAAATGTGCATACTTCTTGAGTGCAGGATAACCGTGTGCAGGTAACATTTCTGAATGTGTATAAATGTTGATGCCTTTACCTTCGGTCTGCCGCAGCAGTTCCTCCAGAGCATACAGATTATGTCCTGTCACTACGATACAATGTCCTTCGATCTGATTCTGACTTACCGTGATCGGCTGTGGAATTCCGAAGCGTTCTGTATGCGCCCGATCCAGCACATCCATGATGCGTATCGCTGCATTCCCCACTTGCATCGCCATATCAATATGCTCTTGGACATTAAAATTAGAATTCGTTAGCGTCATGTATAGAGCTTCATGCGTAATCCGATCTACTTCAGGATCGGTATATCCCAACTGCCGTGCATGCGTGGCATAAGCGGCAATTCCTTTTAAAGCAAAGATCATCGTATCCTGCAAACTGGCTACTGTTTCATTTTTTCCACATACCCCAACGACGGTACAACCCCCACTAGGCGTCTGTTCGCACTGATAACAAAACATATATCGTTCCCTCCAAACTTGGTAACAACTCGTTATTAACAAGCCTAGCAGAGACTTCAAGGTGCAAGTGTGATTAAAAACACAGTTCTATAATCTTCCAACTTCTGTAACTTTTAATGGAATAACATTGCTAAATAAGTGCAACCCCATGCATTTAGAATGCGTAATGCTAACCAAGCGAATGAGATTGAATCCCATCGGAAATTATACGTTAAGGCAGGCTTTAAAAAAATCTAAACGCGTTTCGTTTTTCTAGCCACGTCATGTTCTACAAAGTGTTCTACAAATATCTGAAATTGGGATGGGATTCACTGATTCTATTCATTCTACAGGGTTATATAAACAGAGAAATCCATACGCAAGGAGCTGGTCCATTGGAACATTATAGACACAGTACAGAGGAGACACTTAATGAGGTACAGAGTTCACTGAACGGACTCACGACCTCTGAAGCAACCCAAAGACTCGAAAACGTTGGATACAATGAGATAAAAGGAAAAGACGCCACACCTGTGTGGAAGCTGTTTATTGAGAATTTTAAAGATCCCATGGTTATTGTCCTGCTCATCGCTGCTGCGGTACAGATTGTGCTCGGGCATCTGATTGAATCACTCATTATATTTCTGGTCATCCTGCTGAATGCCGTTATTAGTGTCGTGCAGACGAAGAAGGCAGAGAGCTCTCTTGATGCCTTACGGCAAATGTCAGCACCAGAAGCCAAGGTCATTCGTGATGGTCAGAAAAGGACAATTCAAGCTAGAGAGCTAGTCCCGGGTGATATCGTTCTGCTTGATGCTGGGGATTATGTACCCGCAGATGGTCGCATTTTGGAATCGGGAAGTCTGAAAATCAATGAAGGCATGCTAACAGGTGAATCCGAAGCTGCGGAGAAACATGCCGATGCTATCGCAGAAGAGGCGCCCATTGGAGACCGGCGTAATATGGCATTCAGTGGATCACTCGTCGTGTATGGTCGAGGAACCTTTGTCGTAACAGGTACCGCACTTCAAACGGAAATCGGCAAAATCGCTGAACTCATCCAGAATGCTGAAGCTAAGGAAACACCATTGCAGCGTAAATTAGAGGCTTTTAGCAAAAAACTAGGCTTCTTCATTCTTGGCCTATCCATTCTGATCTTTGCCATTGAAGCAGGACGGGTCTGGTTAACGGAAGGTACGGAGAACATTGGCCCATCCATTATCAATGCCCTAATGTTTGCTGTTGCGGTAGCTGTTGCAGCGATCCCTGAAGCGTTATCCTCCATCGTAACAATCGTTCTATCGCTCGGAACAAATAAAATGGCTAAACAACATGCCATCATCCGTCGTCTGCCTGCGGTAGAAGCACTTGGGTCAGCTAGCATCATCTGCACAGACAAGACAGGAACCCTCACCCAAAATAAAATGACAGTCGTGGATTATTATATTCCGCACGGTACGAAAGAAGAGTTCCCGGATGACCCAAAAGAGTGGTCTGAAGAGGAGCGTCGTTTATTACATATTGCCGTGCTCTGCAATGACTCTAACATTAATCAGGAAGGGAAGGAACTCGGTGATCCGACAGAGGTTGCGCTCATTGCTTTTAGTAACCGAGTAAACAAGGACTACAACGAAATTCGTGATCAGTTTCCACGTGAAGCCGAGCTTCCTTTCGATTCAGATCGTAAATTGATGAGCACCGTGCATACGTTTGAAGGACAGACTGCTCTATTGACCAAAGGTGGCCCTGATGTTCTGTTCAGCCGCTGTACTCATGTGTTTATTCATGGCGAAGTTCAGCCGTTGACACCAGAGATTCGTACACAATTTGAAGAGAAAAACGAAGCCTTTTCCAAACGTGCATTCCGGGTTTTGGCATATGCCTACAAGAGGTTTGATGATAAAAAGCAAGTTACTACTGAGGATGAACATGATCTGATCCTTGTCGGTCTAACGGCTATGATTGACCCGCCCCGTGAAGCGGTATATAGCTCTATCGAAGAGTCCAAAAAGGCGGGTATCCGTACGATTATGATTACGGGTGACCATAAAACAACCGCTCAAGCCATCGGTATCGATATCGGGCTTGCTAAGCCAGATGATATAGCTATTACAGGCAGCGAACTAGACAAAATGTCCGATGAGGAGCTAGATCAAAAGTTAGAGCAAATTTCGGTATATGCGAGGGTATCGCCGGAAAACAAAATTCGCATTGTACGTGCATGGCAGCGTAAAGGCAAAATTGCTGCAATGACCGGAGACGGGGTCAACGATGCCCCTGCCTTGAAGCAGGCCGATATCGGTGTTGCGATGGGAAGCGGAACCGATGTGGCCAAAGACGCCGCAGCCATGATTTTGACGGATGATAATTTTGTATCCATCGTGAATGCGGTGAGTGTGGGACGGATGGTATTTGATAATATCAAAAAAGCGATTGCGTACCTGTTTGCTGGTAACCTAGGTGCCATTATCGCGATCCTGTTTGCACTGGTGGTCGGTTGGGTCAATCCATTCACTGCTCTGCAACTGCTCTTCATCAACCTGGTCAATGACTCTCTACCTGCCATTGCGTTAGGCACCGAAAAAGCCGAACCTGATGTGATGCGACGGAAACCACGCGATATCAATGAAGGTATCTTTGCCGGTGGAACACTACAGGCTGTTATTACACGTGGGATTCTGATCGGGGTTGCCGTCATTATATCCCAGTATATTGGGCTGGGTATCTCTGAGGAGATCAGTGTGGCGATGGCCTTTACAACACTGATTCTAGCACGTAGTTTACAGACGTTTGCGGCACGTTCTAATACGCAGACTATTTTTCAAGTAGGTTTCACAACGAACAAATGGGTACTTGGCTCCATCTTTGTGTGCCTATGTCTGTATGGAATCACGTTGATTCCAGGTGTGCGCGGCATCTTCGCTATCCCAGATGCGTTTGGCTGGTATGAATTCCTCATTGCCGGCGGGCTTGCTCTTGCCGCAGTCATTCTAATGGATCTATTCAAATGGATTCGTAATCGAGGTAAAGCTACAAGCGTCGCTTAACCGAACACAGGCTCCCTTCCGTCGAAGGGAGCCTGTCATTTTTATACAATACAATATTTAGCCCGCTATCTGTCTACGAATTTACTCAATTAGATTAAGTTCATACGAACGCGTATGACATTATTGCCATATTCAATACACTAACGTAAAATGTTACAACGAACGCATATGACTGCATGAATGTACAAGCAACTTATCGTTCCATATTGAACATATAGACAGGAAGGATTACATGAAAGATCATATTGTCATGCCACTGTGGACATGCTGCCTATTCATTGTGGTGATGAATACCACGATGTTTAACGTATCACTACCTATCATTATTCATGATCTGCAAATTACGTCTGACTTAGGTTCCTGGGTCATTTCCAGCTACTCCATCGGATACGCTTTATCTACGGTAATCTACAGCCGATTGTCGGATCGGATTCCGGTACGTAAGCTGTTAACCATTGGGCTGCTCATTCTAGGGCTGTCTTCCTTACTCGGTCTATTTGCTCATAGCTTCGCCGTGTTATTGCTCACTCGGATTCTGCAATCTGCTGGAGCAGGAGTTATGGCCGGCTTAGGACTCGTCATCGCAAGTCGTTACATTCCACTGGAGCGAAGAGGAGCTGCCATTGCTCTAATCTCCTCCGGTAGTGCTATGGCCTTTGGTCTTGGCCCAATCGTCGGTGGATTAATCAGTGAATATTGGGGCTGGAACGGGCTCTTTGCGATTACCGTTCTCGTGTTAATTGCGCTACCCGTACTGCTCTATTTCCTGCCAAATGAAACGACCAAGACGGATCAGCCTTTTGATACAACGGGTGCCATTCTCACGACACTGAACGCAGTAACATTGTTGGTCGCGATCACTCAGCAGTCGCTCTTATGGTTTACGGTAGGCATCCTGTCTCTTGTGGTGCACATTCTATATATTCGCAGAGCGAAGCTGTCGTTTATTAATCCACAGGTTTTTAAGGCTCCAGGCTACACACGATTAGTCATGATTGGCTTTTGTGTGTTGGTGGTTAACTTAGGCAATCTGTTCCTCATGCCCCTTGTGCTCGCTGACCTGTTCGCACGTTCTTCCCTGGCAATCGGTCTGCTTATCGCGCCTGGAGCGATTGTCGCTGCATTTATGGCTAGATATATAGGACGCTGGATTGATCAATACGGAAATATGCGCTTTCTGATCATCGGACATGTATTGCTTGCCGCTGTGCTTACGTTATTTATGCTTGGATTGCATCAATCGGCATTTGTTATTACAGCAGGTTATTTATTTTTCTCTCCTGCAATTTCGGCGTCCATGTCATCACTCAATAACGAAGCATCACGTATCCTGCCCAAATCGCAGATTGGTTCAGGCATGGGTCTGTTACAGCTTGTTCAGTTCTTCGGCGGCTCGGTATCTGTTGCAGCTTGTGGTTTGTTGCTCCATAAAATTCCACACGTTACAGTTGAACAGGCTTACCATTATGTCTATGGATGTCTGTTGATCGTTGCTGTTGTTTCGCTGGTGCTTGTAATCTTCCACCATCGGGCATCCCGCCCCACATCTCCTGCATTTCTGTCGAACAACTCCTAGGGTAAACAACAGGAAACCTCTTTAGAGAGCTTGATCTACCTTCAGCTTTGCCAGAAACGACGCAAAGCTGTCGGCAATCTCTCTCACATTTCCCTCCATTAACCGCTGAGCTTCCTCCGGTGTATCTGTCTCACTCTCGGCATCTTCCCACACGATAGCTTCTTCATGCTCCATAATTAAAATAGCCGGGCTCGCTGAATGTTTACGATAATCCAGTAAATAGTTATTGCCACTACTGACACTCCATGCGATTGGGATAATACGCTTCGGATCAGGATTCACCTCGTCTACCATCTGAATGTTATTCGTGATGAACTGGTCATCCAATACAGAGAAGCGAATCTGCCAATCTAATACCTCTCCGCTATCCAACAGATTGAAGGAACTACCGCTGTTCGTCTGCTGAAAATCCAAATATTCCTGTGGGAATACAACGCCGTAATGATTCTGTATATTAGTAATGTCAGCTATATTCATATCTCTCCACACCTTTCAGCATCGCATTTGCTAGCCTTGCATGGATTATCTTTCACCCCGCGCTATTTTCCAGGCTTCCGTGATCGCAACGGGTGTTTTTTGACTTGTCTGACCTCCACCTTCCTTGGTCCAAAGGGGTGGATAATAAGCAAACACCTGTCCTTGCTGTAGCTGGCTCATATCGTTCTGCCAATCCTGCCAGCGAAATGTCTGATAGAACTGCTCCAGATCTCCATGCGCTAACCAGTTCATAAATTCAGAGTACGTAAGTTCCGTCGATTCCCATTCCAACGTATCTGGTGCGAAATAGTATATGTGACCGCTTCCTTCGAATTTCCCGGCATCCATTGCAAAGAATCCGCCAGCGACATCATATGCAACGACCAGCATCCCTTCGAGTGCCTCTAGAGCGGGGCGATCTGAGAGCCCATTCCAACTTGTCAGACTTCCCACGATCTGTTCGGTCTCAGCGCCAAGCAAGGTAATCCAGCCATGATCCACCAGAATACCTCCTGTTTCATAGGCTATGGCACCAAGATAAGATCTTGTGCTCACTTGGAGACCATAGATCGCCTCTTCGCCCTTACTCCGTTGTACTGGAATAACGGTATACGTATTGCTGCCTTCCTCCAATAGCTGCTTGAGTTCAGGCCATGCATCGTTCTCCAGATCCAGTAGTTCATGTACCGATAATTTCTGCATCGTGATACTCCTCCTTAATACGTTCAATTTTTTTGATGCAACCATATACCTTTTCATTCGTTTCTTGTTTGTTCATTGATCTATTTCAATTTAATTTAAATTTCAATTTCTACCACCGTGTACTCTCAACACTTCACCACATTCACAATCTAAATGCACACATAAGTCCATTTCCTCCCAGCTACCATCCATCCAATTATCCGGAGTAATCTCATGGGGATAGAACCATACGGAATAATAGGGCTTGCCATACTCCCTTGTATCCTTCTCTAGAGATAACTGAATGTGATAACGCGTAATATCTACATTCCAATGTCTCGTCAGATCCGACGCTCTTACGGCATCAATGGCCCGAACTAGATACGAGGTATACTGTTTATCGACCTTCAAAATTTCATTCATGCTGGAACATGCCCCTTCTCTTCCGAATTCGAGATTCAATTACCTGTGCACGTCATTTTCGTCTCTTTATAAATAAAACAACAAGAGCCCGCGATTAACCCACAGGCTCTTATTATCAACAACCATTTATAAATGATCTGCATGGGTAACGCGGTTTCGACCTGCTGTTTTGGAAGCATAGAGTGCCTGATCTGCCCGCTGGAATACAGAGGTGTCTGTATCCCCTTGTACCGCTGTAGCAGCACCGATACTTACAGTAATGTTATATTGACCCCAGTCGGATGAAGCAACTTCAGAACGATATTGCTCTGCAGCCTCCATGGCTTGGTCATGATCACAATCTGCTAGGATGATAACAAATTCTTCCCCGCCATATCTTGCGACCACATCACTACTGCGTGACATGGATTGCAACAACCCAGCCAGATTTCCCAGTACCAGGTCACCGATTGGATGCCCATAGGTATCGTTTATACTTTTGAAATGATCAATATCGATCACTAACAGAGAGAAATGGCGTTGCTGTTGCTCTAACAGAATCAAGCTTGCCAGCAAGCTATTCTGGAAGAACCTCCGATTTTTGAGACCCGTTAATGGATCTGTGGATGCCATCGCTTCTAATTGGTCATTTACTTTAAGTAGTGCTTGTTGCTTTACCTCGTATTCCTCGTGTAAACGTTCAAGCTCTTTGTTGGCTTCTTGTGTCGCCTGGTATAATTCCTGCAGCTTGGTTTTGGTCTGCAAAATATCCTTCTCATGCTCAATCCGTTTGCGCATGACAACGACAACACAGTCCACCACGCTCTCTCCATCACGCGTCTGCCGAACACCGTTCAGGAGAACCGGAACATCTTGCTGGTCAC
This genomic interval carries:
- a CDS encoding sensor domain-containing diguanylate cyclase, producing the protein MDIQLDQAPCGYFSISDSGIVRSVNQTLLNMLKVERSELLGRHIESTMSVTNKLFFHTYFYPYIQLYGHVDEMYFSFRTSDQQDVPVLLNGVRQTRDGESVVDCVVVVMRKRIEHEKDILQTKTKLQELYQATQEANKELERLHEEYEVKQQALLKVNDQLEAMASTDPLTGLKNRRFFQNSLLASLILLEQQQRHFSLLVIDIDHFKSINDTYGHPIGDLVLGNLAGLLQSMSRSSDVVARYGGEEFVIILADCDHDQAMEAAEQYRSEVASSDWGQYNITVSIGAATAVQGDTDTSVFQRADQALYASKTAGRNRVTHADHL
- a CDS encoding cation-translocating P-type ATPase, whose protein sequence is MEHYRHSTEETLNEVQSSLNGLTTSEATQRLENVGYNEIKGKDATPVWKLFIENFKDPMVIVLLIAAAVQIVLGHLIESLIIFLVILLNAVISVVQTKKAESSLDALRQMSAPEAKVIRDGQKRTIQARELVPGDIVLLDAGDYVPADGRILESGSLKINEGMLTGESEAAEKHADAIAEEAPIGDRRNMAFSGSLVVYGRGTFVVTGTALQTEIGKIAELIQNAEAKETPLQRKLEAFSKKLGFFILGLSILIFAIEAGRVWLTEGTENIGPSIINALMFAVAVAVAAIPEALSSIVTIVLSLGTNKMAKQHAIIRRLPAVEALGSASIICTDKTGTLTQNKMTVVDYYIPHGTKEEFPDDPKEWSEEERRLLHIAVLCNDSNINQEGKELGDPTEVALIAFSNRVNKDYNEIRDQFPREAELPFDSDRKLMSTVHTFEGQTALLTKGGPDVLFSRCTHVFIHGEVQPLTPEIRTQFEEKNEAFSKRAFRVLAYAYKRFDDKKQVTTEDEHDLILVGLTAMIDPPREAVYSSIEESKKAGIRTIMITGDHKTTAQAIGIDIGLAKPDDIAITGSELDKMSDEELDQKLEQISVYARVSPENKIRIVRAWQRKGKIAAMTGDGVNDAPALKQADIGVAMGSGTDVAKDAAAMILTDDNFVSIVNAVSVGRMVFDNIKKAIAYLFAGNLGAIIAILFALVVGWVNPFTALQLLFINLVNDSLPAIALGTEKAEPDVMRRKPRDINEGIFAGGTLQAVITRGILIGVAVIISQYIGLGISEEISVAMAFTTLILARSLQTFAARSNTQTIFQVGFTTNKWVLGSIFVCLCLYGITLIPGVRGIFAIPDAFGWYEFLIAGGLALAAVILMDLFKWIRNRGKATSVA
- a CDS encoding DUF2625 family protein produces the protein MQKLSVHELLDLENDAWPELKQLLEEGSNTYTVIPVQRSKGEEAIYGLQVSTRSYLGAIAYETGGILVDHGWITLLGAETEQIVGSLTSWNGLSDRPALEALEGMLVVAYDVAGGFFAMDAGKFEGSGHIYYFAPDTLEWESTELTYSEFMNWLAHGDLEQFYQTFRWQDWQNDMSQLQQGQVFAYYPPLWTKEGGGQTSQKTPVAITEAWKIARGER
- the hcp gene encoding hydroxylamine reductase translates to MFCYQCEQTPSGGCTVVGVCGKNETVASLQDTMIFALKGIAAYATHARQLGYTDPEVDRITHEALYMTLTNSNFNVQEHIDMAMQVGNAAIRIMDVLDRAHTERFGIPQPITVSQNQIEGHCIVVTGHNLYALEELLRQTEGKGINIYTHSEMLPAHGYPALKKYAHLKGNIGKAWYDQRRLFEQFPGAILATTNCVMPIKGTYADRFFSYEVAGLEGVEKVENDDFSRLIERALSLPVANVQSEQVLTTGYHHETVIGLAPEIIQAVKDGHIRRFFVIAGCDAPGKGGNYYRELATSLPNDTVILTTSCGKFRFNDVDYGTVGDTGIPRYIDLGQCNNSGSTVKIAMALADAFGCSVNELPVSIVLSWFEQKAVAILLGLFSLGIQDIRIGPKPPEFISSGVLEVLVEMFGLKLITTAEEDMNAMLALS
- a CDS encoding MFS transporter yields the protein MKDHIVMPLWTCCLFIVVMNTTMFNVSLPIIIHDLQITSDLGSWVISSYSIGYALSTVIYSRLSDRIPVRKLLTIGLLILGLSSLLGLFAHSFAVLLLTRILQSAGAGVMAGLGLVIASRYIPLERRGAAIALISSGSAMAFGLGPIVGGLISEYWGWNGLFAITVLVLIALPVLLYFLPNETTKTDQPFDTTGAILTTLNAVTLLVAITQQSLLWFTVGILSLVVHILYIRRAKLSFINPQVFKAPGYTRLVMIGFCVLVVNLGNLFLMPLVLADLFARSSLAIGLLIAPGAIVAAFMARYIGRWIDQYGNMRFLIIGHVLLAAVLTLFMLGLHQSAFVITAGYLFFSPAISASMSSLNNEASRILPKSQIGSGMGLLQLVQFFGGSVSVAACGLLLHKIPHVTVEQAYHYVYGCLLIVAVVSLVLVIFHHRASRPTSPAFLSNNS
- a CDS encoding PTS transporter subunit EIIC translates to MNHRQLMSDIVQIAGGEDNIRGVEHELTAITLVLKDRTQADFSILSAQQFTANIYLEGERCRIELESESVALDVFNTLTGSYFVHKIEDGEQETKLEAKRSFSVLHFISDVFRPLLPVILGAGLIKVILGIILLLNQLISDDSMLMDEPIINLLSMIANTPVYLLPVLIAVSTAYRLRSNMYVAATIGGFMFYPEVAMWLNGEKTARLFGVEIISQPTLYSSVPWVILAVCAAAYLERSINRRVPRAFQGIAAAFMSLVILLPVILLILSIVGTFVDDYAGEWISSLVESAPVLAVMLIAAFFSLLMIAGLQYCLFPIIVYEITSAGYSIVLPTMFVAMFGHAGAALAVALRSRRGETKRTAVWSSVVALLGVPEPAIYAVNMSKRIAFYSALLGGGIGGLYMGLTSVSISVISGGFGSLFEIPLFIEEGSLNVLHACIGLAVSFVVAGALTYWLTGRQSTSVKR
- a CDS encoding SMI1/KNR4 family protein encodes the protein MNIADITNIQNHYGVVFPQEYLDFQQTNSGSSFNLLDSGEVLDWQIRFSVLDDQFITNNIQMVDEVNPDPKRIIPIAWSVSSGNNYLLDYRKHSASPAILIMEHEEAIVWEDAESETDTPEEAQRLMEGNVREIADSFASFLAKLKVDQAL